One segment of Urocitellus parryii isolate mUroPar1 chromosome 5, mUroPar1.hap1, whole genome shotgun sequence DNA contains the following:
- the Miurf gene encoding mitochondrial ribosome and complex I assembly factor AltMIEF1 yields the protein MAPWSREAVLSLYRALLRQGRELRYTDRDFYFASIRREFRKNQKLEDPEAREKQLEKGLVFLRSKLGGLI from the coding sequence ATGGCCCCGTGGAGCCGAGAGGCGGTGCTGAGTCTCTATCGGGCTCTGCTGCGCCAGGGCCGAGAACTTCGCTACACTGATAGAGACTTCTACTTTGCCTCCATCCGCCGTGAGTTCCGGAAAAATCAGAAGCTAGAGGATCCTGAGGCCCGGGAGAAGCAGCTGGAGAAGGGCCTCGTCTTCCTCCGCAGCAAACTAGGGGGGCTTATTTAG